A single window of Qipengyuania sediminis DNA harbors:
- a CDS encoding energy transducer TonB, which produces MPPPHSQPIGNSFLEARRRPRWWVIALIVLAHIAALYGLVRAFAPDTVAAVEKDVLATFNVTITAPPPPKPPQPAREPKPDEGAAGDPGEEAVPKAVTAPPARIPARPAPVPRASSTGSASSSGAVESGLGTGAAGSGLGTGGGRGGSGQGGGAPATKPVKIAGDISSASDFPVPPGGRQARFGTSVTVVMTVGTDGRARNCRVLRPSPDAEADAIVCRLAEQRFRFRPATDGNGNPVPATYGWRQEWFAR; this is translated from the coding sequence GTGCCGCCGCCACACTCCCAACCCATCGGGAACAGCTTTCTCGAAGCGCGCCGCCGCCCGCGTTGGTGGGTCATCGCCCTTATCGTGCTGGCGCATATCGCGGCGCTTTACGGGCTGGTGCGTGCCTTTGCGCCCGATACGGTCGCTGCGGTCGAGAAGGATGTGCTCGCAACCTTCAACGTCACCATCACTGCCCCGCCGCCGCCGAAGCCGCCGCAGCCCGCACGCGAGCCCAAGCCGGATGAGGGCGCGGCGGGCGATCCGGGCGAGGAAGCCGTCCCCAAAGCCGTGACCGCCCCGCCCGCGCGGATCCCGGCGCGCCCTGCCCCCGTCCCGCGCGCCTCCTCCACCGGAAGCGCCAGCTCGTCGGGCGCGGTGGAGAGCGGCTTGGGGACCGGGGCAGCCGGTTCGGGTCTCGGCACGGGCGGCGGGCGCGGCGGCAGCGGGCAGGGCGGGGGCGCGCCCGCGACCAAGCCGGTCAAGATCGCAGGCGATATCAGTTCCGCCTCCGACTTTCCCGTCCCACCCGGCGGACGGCAGGCGCGCTTCGGCACCTCCGTCACGGTTGTCATGACCGTCGGCACCGATGGACGCGCGCGCAATTGTCGGGTCCTGCGCCCCAGCCCCGATGCGGAAGCCGATGCGATCGTCTGCCGTCTCGCCGAACAGCGCTTCCGCTTCCGCCCGGCGACGGACGGGAATGGCAATCCCGTCCCCGCGACCTATGGCTGGCGCCAGGAATGGTTCGCGCGCTAG
- a CDS encoding isopenicillin N synthase family dioxygenase translates to MSEIASVSLNRPLGEIAEELGHSFEEYGFAVVRDHGIPQDLIDRAEAMSKAFFALPDDVKRRYKVEGGGGARGYTPFGVETAKDAKVHDLKEFWHVGRELPAGHPLAQYMGPNVWPDELPAFRETFTALYAAFEKAGARVLEAIALHLGLPQDWFARTVEDGNSVMRLLHYPPLTGKDAEGAIRAAAHGDINTITLLLGAEEAGLELLTASGEWLAIDPPPGALVVNIGDMLDRLTNHRLRSTTHRVVNPVGEAAYRARYSMPFFLHFRPDFVIETLPQCVDPARPDDHPAPISSHDFLQQRLREIKLA, encoded by the coding sequence ATGTCCGAGATCGCTTCCGTTTCGCTCAATCGCCCGCTCGGCGAAATCGCCGAGGAGCTGGGCCACAGCTTCGAGGAGTACGGCTTCGCGGTCGTGCGCGATCACGGCATCCCGCAGGACCTGATCGACCGTGCGGAAGCGATGTCGAAGGCTTTCTTCGCGCTGCCCGACGACGTGAAGCGGCGCTACAAGGTCGAAGGCGGCGGCGGCGCGCGAGGCTATACCCCTTTCGGGGTCGAGACCGCGAAGGACGCCAAGGTCCACGATCTCAAGGAGTTCTGGCACGTCGGACGCGAACTTCCTGCGGGCCACCCGCTGGCGCAATATATGGGCCCCAATGTCTGGCCCGACGAATTGCCGGCGTTCCGTGAGACGTTCACCGCGCTCTACGCCGCTTTCGAGAAGGCCGGCGCGCGGGTGCTGGAGGCGATCGCGCTCCATCTCGGCCTGCCGCAGGACTGGTTCGCAAGGACGGTGGAAGATGGCAATTCGGTGATGCGCCTGCTCCATTACCCGCCGCTGACGGGCAAGGATGCGGAAGGCGCGATCCGTGCCGCCGCTCATGGGGATATCAATACCATTACCCTGCTGCTGGGTGCGGAGGAGGCGGGGCTCGAACTTCTGACCGCAAGCGGCGAATGGCTGGCGATCGACCCGCCGCCGGGCGCATTGGTGGTCAATATCGGCGACATGCTGGACCGTCTGACCAACCACCGCCTGCGCTCGACCACCCACCGCGTGGTCAACCCGGTCGGGGAAGCGGCCTACCGCGCGCGCTATTCGATGCCGTTCTTCCTGCATTTTCGGCCCGATTTCGTGATCGAGACACTGCCGCAATGCGTGGACCCGGCGCGGCCCGACGATCACCCCGCGCCGATCTCCAGCCACGATTTCCTCCAGCAGCGGCTGCGCGAGATCAAGCTCGCCTAG
- a CDS encoding NupC/NupG family nucleoside CNT transporter, which produces MPPILANLLGIVAILAIAVLLSVGRRRIRPRVIFAAFALQALMAFLVLGTSGGRFVIQGMADGVSALLSYANRGTEFLFGTENPLANTFALGALPVIVFFAALVSILYYLGVMQRVVRWVGGAIGWVTGISRVESLGAAANIFVGQSESPLVVRPYLAALSPARLFTLMSVGMAGVAGTILAAYAGLLGERYLPFLLAAAFMSAPGGILIAKIIMPEEDGERGDEVVGPIALPQARISAEGPAALTEGEKPHEVAVAETFEEGHKPANVIEAAAQGAQTGVKLAVAVGAMVLAFVALVALANGILGGIGSWFGYPELSFQMLLGYLFAPVMFLLGIPWDQAITAGGLFGTKVVLNEFVAFIELGQLGPDALSERSRAIVTFALCGFANFSSIAIQMAVTGGLAPNQRPVIARLGLRALAAGSLANLMSAALAGLFLPY; this is translated from the coding sequence TTGCCGCCCATTCTCGCCAACCTGCTCGGGATCGTCGCGATCCTCGCCATCGCCGTCCTGCTTTCGGTCGGACGGCGGCGCATCCGCCCGCGAGTGATCTTCGCCGCCTTCGCGTTGCAGGCGCTGATGGCATTCCTGGTGCTCGGCACCAGCGGCGGGCGCTTCGTGATCCAGGGCATGGCGGACGGGGTCTCGGCGCTGCTCAGTTATGCCAATCGTGGCACTGAATTCCTGTTCGGCACGGAAAACCCCCTCGCCAACACCTTTGCGCTGGGGGCGCTGCCGGTAATCGTGTTCTTCGCGGCGCTGGTCTCGATCCTTTACTATCTCGGTGTGATGCAGCGGGTGGTGCGCTGGGTGGGGGGCGCGATCGGCTGGGTGACCGGGATCAGCCGGGTCGAATCGCTGGGGGCGGCGGCCAACATCTTCGTCGGCCAATCGGAAAGCCCCCTGGTGGTGCGCCCCTATCTGGCAGCGCTTTCCCCGGCGCGGCTGTTCACGCTGATGAGCGTCGGCATGGCGGGCGTCGCGGGGACGATCCTTGCTGCCTATGCCGGGCTGCTGGGTGAGCGGTATCTGCCCTTCCTGCTCGCCGCCGCCTTCATGTCCGCGCCCGGCGGCATCCTGATCGCGAAGATCATCATGCCCGAGGAGGACGGGGAGCGGGGTGACGAGGTGGTGGGACCGATCGCGCTGCCGCAGGCGCGGATCAGCGCGGAGGGGCCCGCGGCGCTTACCGAAGGGGAAAAGCCGCATGAAGTCGCTGTCGCCGAAACCTTCGAGGAGGGGCACAAGCCGGCCAATGTGATCGAGGCCGCGGCGCAGGGCGCGCAAACGGGGGTCAAGCTCGCCGTAGCGGTGGGCGCGATGGTGCTCGCCTTCGTGGCGCTGGTGGCGCTCGCCAATGGGATCCTCGGCGGGATCGGTAGCTGGTTCGGATACCCCGAGCTCTCCTTCCAGATGCTGCTCGGCTATCTCTTCGCGCCGGTCATGTTCCTGCTCGGCATCCCCTGGGATCAGGCGATCACCGCGGGTGGCCTTTTCGGCACCAAGGTGGTCCTGAACGAATTCGTCGCCTTCATCGAACTCGGGCAGTTGGGCCCCGATGCGCTCTCCGAACGCAGCCGCGCGATCGTCACTTTCGCGCTCTGCGGCTTCGCCAATTTCAGTTCCATCGCCATTCAGATGGCGGTAACGGGCGGGCTCGCGCCGAACCAGCGGCCGGTTATCGCCCGGCTGGGCCTGCGCGCGCTCGCCGCGGGCAGCCTCGCCAATCTGATGAGCGCGGCGCTCGCCGGCCTGTTCCTCCCCTATTGA
- a CDS encoding queuosine precursor transporter, giving the protein MPQGLFTGLLLYGGMTVLAGFLAFKQVSLGIGGLAVEAGIFAFLLLVVISSTVAQLYGEGTARRLVWWGFLPLVFSIGLMALVLALPPSPDMLEGRPGANEAFELVHGQFWRVVASGPVAYLVSLLLNVWIFSRLRGSGETRTFGLMLRGAIASALSQAIDSVIFVTLAFYGEFPITNLLFGQVLAKVVLSLVLVPFLIAGGVAVARRLDRRNGTAAPTLH; this is encoded by the coding sequence ATGCCGCAAGGCCTGTTCACGGGCCTGCTCCTCTACGGCGGCATGACGGTGCTGGCGGGCTTCCTGGCCTTCAAGCAGGTCTCGCTCGGCATCGGCGGCCTGGCGGTGGAGGCGGGGATCTTCGCCTTCCTGCTGCTGGTCGTCATCAGCAGCACCGTCGCCCAGCTTTACGGGGAGGGGACGGCGAGGCGATTGGTATGGTGGGGGTTCCTGCCGCTCGTGTTCTCGATCGGGCTGATGGCGCTGGTCCTCGCGCTGCCCCCCTCGCCCGACATGCTGGAGGGACGGCCGGGCGCGAACGAGGCTTTCGAACTCGTCCACGGGCAGTTCTGGCGCGTCGTCGCTTCGGGGCCAGTGGCCTATCTCGTCTCCTTGCTGCTCAATGTCTGGATCTTTTCGCGCCTGCGCGGTTCGGGAGAGACGCGCACTTTCGGCCTGATGCTCCGAGGCGCGATCGCCAGCGCGCTTTCCCAGGCGATCGATTCGGTCATTTTCGTGACGCTCGCGTTCTATGGCGAATTTCCGATCACCAATCTGCTCTTCGGCCAGGTGCTCGCCAAGGTCGTGTTGAGCCTCGTCCTGGTCCCCTTCCTGATCGCGGGCGGGGTCGCGGTGGCGCGCAGGCTCGACCGCAGGAACGGAACGGCGGCGCCGACGCTGCATTGA
- a CDS encoding DksA/TraR family C4-type zinc finger protein: MAGGWTRDGAVQDQIDDSVTDAVLAARARLPSGESEPFCEECGEPIPERRRAALPGVRTCIACQSDRDKTVAHSAINRRGSKDSQLR, encoded by the coding sequence ATGGCAGGCGGCTGGACGCGCGACGGCGCGGTGCAGGATCAGATCGACGATAGCGTGACCGATGCGGTGCTGGCTGCACGCGCGCGCCTGCCCTCGGGCGAAAGCGAGCCTTTCTGCGAGGAATGCGGCGAACCGATACCCGAACGCCGCCGCGCCGCGCTTCCTGGCGTGCGCACCTGCATCGCCTGCCAGTCCGACCGGGACAAGACGGTCGCCCACTCCGCCATCAATCGGCGTGGCAGCAAGGATAGCCAGTTGCGCTGA
- the folK gene encoding 2-amino-4-hydroxy-6-hydroxymethyldihydropteridine diphosphokinase: MRGRLTRRYLIGLGSNMRVPGIGGPRQVLVAALAALDAQGLEVAAASRIIDSAPLGPSRRRYANGAAVLETRLDPPALLAGLQAIERAFGRRRRGRRWGARPLDLDILLWSGGIWAGEGLTIPHPAFRARDFVLGPAAAIAGGWRDPVTRRTLRQLAARLIVGSPLPR, from the coding sequence TTGCGAGGACGTCTGACCCGTCGCTATCTGATCGGGCTTGGTTCCAATATGCGCGTGCCGGGAATCGGCGGGCCACGACAGGTACTGGTTGCGGCACTGGCTGCTCTGGACGCGCAGGGGCTGGAGGTCGCGGCGGCATCGCGCATCATCGACAGCGCGCCGCTCGGCCCCTCGCGCCGCCGATACGCCAATGGAGCGGCCGTCCTCGAAACCCGCCTCGACCCCCCTGCCTTGCTGGCGGGCCTGCAAGCGATCGAACGCGCCTTCGGCCGCCGCCGGCGCGGCCGGCGCTGGGGTGCGCGTCCCCTCGATCTCGACATCCTGCTGTGGAGCGGCGGCATCTGGGCCGGTGAAGGGCTGACGATCCCGCACCCTGCCTTTCGCGCCCGCGACTTCGTGCTTGGTCCCGCGGCCGCAATCGCAGGCGGCTGGCGCGACCCTGTGACCCGGCGCACGCTGCGCCAGCTTGCCGCGCGCTTGATTGTTGGAAGTCCCCTGCCTAGGTGA
- the aguB gene encoding N-carbamoylputrescine amidase, with the protein MRTLTIAVLQLALARQEEAANIAAVEALVAEAAGRGAQVIVPPELFSGEYFCREEDEALFALARPTAEHPSVIAMQDLAARLKVAIPTSFFERDGHHYYNSLAIIGPDGAIMGTYRKSHIPDGPGYEEKYYFRPGNDGFKVWDVPCNGGTARIGVGVCWDQWYPETARVMALMGAEVLFYPTAIGSEPYDADLDTSRMWRRAMIGHAVANCMPVAAANRIGHEGPADRPQKFYGHSFICDEWGDDLALFGCEEEGALIATLDLDRAARHRAGMGFFRDRRPQLYGRLCEDV; encoded by the coding sequence ATGCGGACGCTTACCATCGCTGTGCTTCAGCTCGCGCTCGCGCGCCAGGAGGAAGCCGCCAACATCGCCGCGGTCGAGGCTTTGGTGGCCGAGGCGGCGGGGCGGGGCGCGCAGGTGATTGTGCCGCCCGAGCTCTTCAGCGGCGAATATTTCTGCCGCGAAGAAGACGAGGCGCTGTTCGCGCTCGCCCGCCCCACCGCCGAGCATCCGAGCGTCATCGCCATGCAAGACCTCGCCGCGCGGCTGAAGGTCGCGATTCCCACGAGCTTCTTCGAGCGGGACGGGCACCACTATTACAATTCGCTCGCCATTATCGGCCCCGACGGCGCGATCATGGGCACCTATCGCAAGAGCCACATTCCCGATGGGCCCGGCTATGAGGAAAAGTACTACTTCCGCCCCGGGAACGACGGGTTCAAGGTCTGGGACGTCCCGTGCAACGGCGGCACCGCGCGGATCGGTGTCGGGGTGTGCTGGGACCAGTGGTATCCCGAAACCGCGCGCGTCATGGCGCTAATGGGCGCGGAGGTGCTGTTTTATCCCACCGCCATCGGCTCCGAACCTTATGACGCCGATCTCGACACCAGCCGCATGTGGCGCCGGGCGATGATCGGGCACGCGGTCGCGAACTGCATGCCGGTCGCTGCCGCCAACCGCATCGGGCATGAAGGACCGGCGGACCGGCCGCAAAAATTCTACGGCCACAGCTTCATCTGCGACGAGTGGGGCGACGATCTGGCGCTCTTCGGCTGCGAGGAGGAAGGCGCACTGATCGCGACGCTGGACCTCGATCGCGCCGCCAGGCACCGCGCCGGCATGGGCTTCTTCCGCGACCGCCGCCCGCAGCTTTACGGCAGGCTTTGCGAGGACGTCTGA
- a CDS encoding class I SAM-dependent methyltransferase — translation MRRLIAAALLLTAAPALAGQAAPTPQSAAFLRQHGEAMSGAINHPSRKEDRARDAYRHPAETLAFWQIAPDMTVGEYAPGGQWFSRLLGHYLGGEGQLVGLFFSSSIAPDDAAKARLSAAAAKFPADVAGFTGLAADRFRAYTLDSVPADQKGTFDRIIVPRMMHNLVQRGVADSELLAMRALLKDDGMLGIEQHRAKADAPFSYANGSKGYMRQKDVIALVEAHGFELVGTSEINANPRDTANHAEGVWEMPPVLRTKREDLKGLGESDRMTLLFRKRP, via the coding sequence ATGCGCCGCCTGATTGCCGCCGCCCTGCTGTTGACCGCTGCCCCCGCCTTGGCCGGCCAGGCCGCCCCCACCCCGCAAAGCGCCGCCTTCCTGCGCCAGCACGGAGAGGCGATGTCGGGCGCGATCAACCACCCCTCGCGCAAGGAGGACCGGGCCCGCGACGCTTATCGCCACCCGGCCGAAACGCTCGCCTTCTGGCAGATCGCGCCAGACATGACGGTGGGCGAATATGCGCCCGGTGGACAGTGGTTCTCGCGCCTGCTCGGCCATTATCTTGGCGGCGAGGGGCAGCTCGTCGGCCTGTTCTTCTCGAGCAGCATCGCGCCGGACGATGCCGCGAAGGCACGGCTGAGCGCCGCTGCGGCGAAGTTCCCCGCCGATGTCGCGGGCTTCACCGGCCTCGCCGCTGACCGCTTCCGCGCCTATACCCTCGACAGCGTTCCCGCCGATCAGAAGGGCACTTTCGACCGCATCATCGTGCCTCGCATGATGCACAATCTGGTCCAGCGGGGCGTCGCCGACAGCGAGCTTCTCGCCATGCGCGCGCTCCTGAAGGACGACGGCATGCTCGGGATCGAGCAGCACCGCGCGAAAGCCGACGCGCCCTTCAGCTACGCCAATGGCAGCAAGGGCTACATGCGGCAGAAGGATGTGATCGCGCTCGTCGAAGCGCATGGTTTCGAGCTCGTCGGCACCAGCGAGATCAATGCCAATCCGCGCGACACAGCCAATCATGCCGAGGGGGTGTGGGAGATGCCCCCGGTGCTGCGCACCAAACGCGAGGACTTGAAGGGCCTCGGCGAAAGTGACCGCATGACCTTGCTGTTCCGCAAACGCCCGTGA
- the msrA gene encoding peptide-methionine (S)-S-oxide reductase MsrA — protein sequence MAELQTATLAGGCFWCTEAVMKDVVGVGHVESGYIGGDRPNPTYKEVCGGKTGHAEAVKVAFDPAAISYADLLDVFMGTHDPTQLNRQGNDIGTQYRSAIFIASEAERAEAEAAIARWEADHPGQRAVTTIEGPAEWYPAEDYHQEYWQGEGQRNPYCLATIPPKLMKLRRSFQARVRGHERDEEGA from the coding sequence ATGGCCGAATTGCAGACCGCTACCCTCGCCGGGGGATGCTTCTGGTGCACAGAGGCGGTGATGAAGGATGTCGTCGGCGTCGGACACGTCGAGAGCGGTTATATCGGCGGCGATCGGCCCAACCCGACCTACAAGGAGGTGTGCGGCGGCAAGACCGGCCATGCCGAGGCGGTGAAGGTCGCTTTCGATCCCGCCGCTATCTCCTACGCCGATCTCCTCGACGTGTTCATGGGCACGCATGACCCGACCCAGCTCAATCGGCAGGGGAACGACATCGGCACTCAATATCGCAGCGCAATCTTCATCGCCTCTGAGGCCGAGCGTGCCGAGGCGGAGGCTGCCATCGCGCGCTGGGAGGCCGACCATCCGGGCCAGCGTGCGGTCACGACGATCGAAGGGCCGGCGGAATGGTATCCGGCGGAAGATTACCATCAGGAATATTGGCAGGGCGAGGGGCAACGAAACCCCTATTGCCTGGCCACCATTCCACCCAAGCTGATGAAATTGCGCCGTTCCTTTCAGGCCAGGGTGCGCGGCCACGAACGGGATGAAGAAGGAGCTTGA
- a CDS encoding alpha/beta hydrolase family protein translates to MHKTILALALATCAVAAPAQTTGPGGRAVDWEKVNPTLHASMQADRAAPKPDAVIAYGSGPQHRGELRVPVGPGPHPVAIVIHGGCWLSRLGDQSMPAFSESLRRRGIATWDIDYRRVGHAGGGWPGTFQDITAGADHLPRLAKEHGLDMSRVIVVGHSAGAHLALWNASRPRLGGEWASGAEQPKPMSVVAIDGPAALAPFVGIDAQVCDEPVIVPLMGGTPAERPAEYRLATPAAHLPLGPGN, encoded by the coding sequence ATGCATAAGACGATCCTTGCGCTCGCGCTCGCAACTTGCGCCGTCGCTGCACCAGCACAAACGACCGGACCCGGCGGCCGCGCGGTCGATTGGGAAAAGGTCAACCCGACACTCCATGCCTCAATGCAGGCGGACCGGGCGGCACCCAAACCCGACGCGGTGATCGCCTATGGCAGCGGACCGCAGCATCGCGGTGAGTTGCGCGTTCCTGTTGGACCGGGTCCGCACCCCGTCGCGATCGTGATCCACGGGGGGTGCTGGCTTTCACGTTTGGGCGATCAGTCCATGCCGGCCTTCAGCGAGAGCCTGCGCCGCCGCGGGATCGCCACCTGGGATATCGACTACCGCCGCGTCGGCCATGCGGGTGGCGGGTGGCCGGGCACGTTTCAGGACATTACGGCCGGAGCCGATCACCTTCCGCGCCTCGCGAAAGAGCATGGGCTCGACATGAGCCGTGTCATCGTCGTCGGCCATTCCGCGGGTGCGCATCTGGCGCTATGGAACGCGTCGCGCCCCAGGCTCGGCGGCGAATGGGCCTCGGGGGCCGAACAACCCAAGCCCATGTCCGTGGTTGCAATCGATGGTCCGGCGGCGCTTGCGCCCTTCGTCGGCATCGATGCCCAGGTTTGCGACGAACCGGTCATCGTTCCGCTGATGGGCGGAACGCCTGCAGAGCGCCCGGCGGAGTATCGCCTCGCCACCCCCGCCGCGCACCTGCCGCTCGGACCCGGCAATTGA
- a CDS encoding acyl-CoA synthetase: MHPITHAAARPDHRAIVMAASGESVSYGEMDANANRFARLLRAQGVGSGEHWALLMENNALYLQLVWGSQRSGAMMVPISTRLTAPEIAYILRDADVRLLVTSVQYADTAEVLREELPQCAILTLGSGGADDLEAALGAETAAPLDDPLPGQYMLYSSGTTGRPKGVRPRPPETDDVLAINPLVGLAVMGAGMSADGSMVYLSPAPLYHAAPLGWCTTAHRLGGTVVVMEKFEPEHALATIERYHVTDSQWVPTHFVRLLKLPEEVRTRYDLSSHKRAIHAAAPCPVPVKRAMIDWWGPIVTEYYAGSEGIGMTLIKAEDWLAHPGSVGKAIHGKLHVCRADGSEAAPGEDGLIYFENDVIPTYHNDPEKTAEAMHAAGWMTLGDIGHVDEDGYLYLTDRKSHMIICGGVNIYPQEIENLLVTHPAVMDAAVIGAPDPDLGEIVVAVVQPVDVERADEGLEEELRAFLAPQLSRIKMPRLFEFRAELPREANGKLYKRELRQEFARAAEEAAAA, translated from the coding sequence ATGCATCCGATAACTCATGCCGCCGCGCGGCCGGATCATCGCGCGATCGTGATGGCGGCAAGCGGCGAGAGCGTCAGCTATGGCGAGATGGACGCCAATGCCAACCGCTTCGCGCGGCTGCTGCGCGCGCAGGGTGTGGGTTCGGGCGAGCATTGGGCGCTGCTGATGGAGAACAATGCGCTCTACTTGCAGCTGGTGTGGGGATCGCAGCGTTCGGGCGCCATGATGGTGCCGATCTCCACCCGGCTGACTGCGCCGGAGATCGCCTATATCCTGCGCGATGCGGACGTGCGGCTGCTGGTGACTTCGGTCCAATATGCCGACACCGCCGAAGTCCTGCGTGAGGAGCTTCCGCAATGCGCGATCCTGACGCTGGGCTCGGGCGGGGCGGACGATCTGGAAGCTGCGCTGGGAGCGGAGACTGCCGCCCCGCTCGATGATCCGCTACCGGGTCAGTATATGCTTTATTCGAGCGGTACCACCGGCAGGCCCAAAGGCGTGCGCCCGCGCCCGCCCGAAACCGACGATGTGCTGGCCATCAATCCGCTGGTCGGGCTCGCGGTGATGGGCGCGGGGATGTCGGCGGATGGCAGCATGGTCTATCTGTCGCCCGCGCCGCTCTATCACGCCGCGCCGCTCGGCTGGTGCACCACCGCGCATCGCCTGGGCGGCACTGTGGTGGTGATGGAGAAGTTCGAGCCCGAGCACGCCCTTGCGACCATTGAACGCTACCACGTCACCGACAGCCAGTGGGTGCCAACGCATTTCGTGCGGCTGCTCAAGCTCCCCGAAGAGGTCCGCACCCGCTACGACCTTTCGAGCCACAAGCGCGCGATCCACGCCGCCGCGCCCTGCCCGGTGCCGGTAAAGCGCGCGATGATCGATTGGTGGGGGCCGATCGTCACCGAATATTACGCCGGCAGCGAAGGCATCGGCATGACGCTGATCAAGGCCGAGGACTGGCTCGCCCATCCCGGCAGCGTCGGCAAGGCGATTCATGGTAAGCTGCACGTCTGCCGCGCCGATGGCAGCGAGGCAGCGCCGGGCGAAGATGGCCTCATCTATTTCGAGAACGATGTGATCCCGACCTATCACAACGATCCGGAAAAGACTGCAGAGGCGATGCACGCGGCGGGCTGGATGACGCTTGGCGATATCGGCCATGTGGACGAGGACGGCTATCTCTACCTCACCGACCGCAAGAGCCACATGATCATCTGCGGCGGGGTCAATATCTACCCGCAGGAGATCGAGAACCTGCTGGTGACGCATCCCGCGGTGATGGATGCGGCGGTGATCGGCGCGCCCGATCCGGATCTGGGCGAAATCGTGGTCGCCGTGGTGCAGCCGGTGGACGTGGAGCGCGCGGACGAGGGGCTTGAAGAGGAGCTGCGCGCCTTCCTCGCTCCGCAGCTAAGCCGGATCAAAATGCCGCGCCTGTTCGAATTCCGCGCCGAGCTGCCGCGCGAGGCCAATGGCAAGCTTTACAAACGCGAGCTGCGCCAGGAATTCGCGCGCGCTGCCGAGGAGGCCGCCGCGGCATGA
- a CDS encoding M23 family metallopeptidase, with translation MLTFRAKTLRAAMAALIGMVGIAAAPAQAESANLVPHSHAPAAGTGIATEGADRQFQQLFSSWDRTTAERTTIAPSVTVPSRMPLDIFRATSSFGLRTHPVLGGLRGHKGVDLAAPVGTPIYATADGVVSKAEWFGAYGNFIAIAHGAELETRFAHMSRMAVSAGQRVRKGDLIGYVGSTGRSTGPHLHYEVRVAGVAVDPSPFMTETGGQRAYALALGGSK, from the coding sequence ATGCTGACTTTCCGAGCGAAAACCCTGCGCGCTGCGATGGCCGCACTGATCGGCATGGTGGGCATTGCCGCCGCGCCGGCGCAGGCCGAGAGCGCGAACCTCGTTCCGCACAGCCATGCACCTGCCGCGGGTACCGGTATCGCGACCGAGGGGGCCGACCGCCAATTCCAGCAGCTCTTCTCGAGCTGGGACCGCACCACGGCGGAGCGCACCACGATCGCTCCGTCGGTGACCGTGCCTTCGCGGATGCCGCTAGATATCTTCCGCGCGACCTCCAGCTTCGGCCTGCGTACGCATCCGGTGCTCGGTGGGCTGCGCGGTCACAAGGGCGTCGATCTTGCCGCGCCTGTCGGCACCCCGATTTATGCCACCGCCGATGGCGTGGTCAGCAAGGCCGAATGGTTTGGCGCTTATGGCAATTTCATCGCGATCGCTCACGGGGCGGAGCTCGAGACTCGCTTCGCGCATATGAGCCGCATGGCGGTCAGCGCCGGCCAGCGGGTCCGCAAGGGCGATCTCATTGGCTATGTCGGTTCGACCGGCCGCTCGACCGGGCCGCATCTCCATTACGAAGTCCGCGTGGCGGGCGTGGCTGTCGATCCCTCCCCCTTCATGACCGAGACCGGCGGCCAGCGCGCCTATGCCCTGGCGCTCGGCGGCTCGAAGTAA
- a CDS encoding peroxiredoxin codes for MPDIPLERAGGGTVRISDFARQRAILFFYPKAATPGCTREALDFSALKPRFDAAGITLLGISKDPPARLRSFAEKQGLTVDLASDNAEPGLAETLGIWTEKQLYGRRFMGMLRTTYLVGPDGTILRVWERVKVAGHAETVLATALEA; via the coding sequence ATGCCCGACATCCCCCTCGAACGCGCCGGGGGCGGCACAGTGCGTATCAGCGATTTCGCCCGGCAGCGCGCAATCCTGTTCTTCTATCCCAAGGCCGCCACCCCCGGCTGCACGCGCGAGGCGCTGGACTTTTCCGCGCTCAAACCCCGCTTCGACGCGGCGGGCATCACGCTGCTGGGAATCAGCAAGGACCCGCCCGCCAGGCTGCGCAGCTTTGCCGAGAAGCAGGGGCTGACGGTCGACCTCGCGAGCGACAATGCCGAGCCGGGTCTGGCCGAGACGCTCGGCATCTGGACCGAAAAACAACTTTACGGCCGCCGCTTCATGGGAATGCTGCGCACCACTTATCTCGTCGGCCCGGATGGAACGATCCTGAGGGTCTGGGAGCGGGTCAAAGTAGCCGGCCATGCGGAAACCGTTCTGGCAACGGCGCTGGAGGCATGA